The nucleotide sequence CGCCACCGCGATACGGTCCGACGGGTCGGCCCCCGCGATCGTCGGATCGGCCAGGATCTCCTCCAGCAGCGACTGCGCCACCGGACCGTGGCCCGCCACCGCCCCGTCCGTACCGCCCCGCGTCCACTCGACCCTCGCCACCACGACCTGCCAGTGTGGCGCCGTGCCGAGACCCGGCAGCAGTACCGGCGCGGCGACCCGCAGCCGCGCGGCGATCTCGGCGGGCGGCGCGCCCGCCTGGACGAGTTCGAGGACTTCTTGCGCGAGCCTGCGCCGTACCGTACGGGCGGCGTCGCGCCGGTCCCTTTCCACCGCGATCAGCTGCGTGACGCCCTGCAGCAGATCGAGCCGGGCCGTCGGCCATTCGCCGGCGTCCGCCTCGACGGCGAGCAGCCACTCGGAGAGCACCGCCTCGCGCGGATCCCGCACCGCCCCTGAGGAAATCGCTCCCGGCGAGACCGACGGCCCCGAAGAACCCGCCGCGCCCGCACCCACTGCCCCCGCCCCCAGCGACGTCTCGACACGCCCGGTGTTGCGTACCGCGAAGAGTGAATACGCCGTACCGTCCAGCGTCACCCGGTAAGGCCCCCGTCGTCCTGTGCGTGTCGCCGCCATGTGTTCGCCCGCGAGCCGGGCCGCCCGCGCCGCCGACAGCGGTTCGCCGGAGCCCGCGATCTGGCGGCCGGCCGGGGAAAGTACCCAGGCCCGCAGGTCGAGGTCCGAGCCCAGCAGGTCGAGGACGACATCGGGGCCGCCGCCCGCAGGACCCGCCGTCATCAGCCTGCGGTGCCGGTCGACGACGGCGGCCAGATCCCCGGCACGCTCCCCGGACACCTGCCGCACCACATGCTCGGTGATCGTCGCGAAGGCAACGTCCTCGTTCACGGCGAACAGCGGCAGCCGGTGCCGTACGCACGCCTCCACCAGATCGTCCGGGATGCCGTTGAGCCCCGCGTCACCGGCCGCGAGCCCGGTGACACCGGCGGCCGCGAGGATCCGTACGAACGGTTCGGAGTCGGCCGCCTCATGCCGCCAGGCGAGACCCGTGAGCACCAGTTCGCCGCCCGTCAGATAGCGGCTCGGGTCGCGCAGGTCGGTGGTCATCACACCCCGCACCGGCCGGTCGAGTTCGTCGGCGCCGCCGAGGAGGCGCAGGCCCAGCGCCTCGGTTTCCAGCAGTGCGCGCAGCCGCATCTCGTCGCCGCCGATCTTTCTCGTCGCTTCAGGGGTGGAACACAGGGTCGGGACGCAGGGGTGGGGTACAGCCGCAGGACACGCACCGTCCGCCTCGTCTTTTGTTCGAATCTACAAGACCGCGAACCCGCCCAGCCAACTCCTTCATGGTTTCGGTGACTGCACCGGACGGAGCACGGCCCGGTGTACTAGGGCCACACAGCGTTAACAGCTGATGAATAACCTGTCGAATCTCCGGCCGTCTCCGGGCTTCAGCGCACGACCGAGCACGTCGATCACGTCGATCACGACCGATCACGAATGAAGAGAGCCACTGATGGACTTCCTTCGTCCCGCCAGCTGGGAGGAGGCGCTCGCCGCGAAGGCCGAGCACCCCACGGCTGTGCCCATCGCGGGTGGCACGGACGTCATGGTCGAGATCAATTTCGACCACCGGCGGCCGGAGTACCTGCTGGACCTGAACCGCATCGACGAGCTGCGCGACTGGGCCGTCGGCGAGGAGAGCGTCCAGCTGGGCGCCTCCGTGCCGTACACCCACATCATGGAGCAGCTCAGGACCGAGCTGCCGGGTCTCGCGCTCGCCTCCCACACCGTCGCTTCCCCCCAGATCCGTAACCGCGGCGGCGTCGGCGGCAACCTCGGCACCGCGTCCCCCGCGGGGGACGCCCACCCGGCCCTGCTCGCCGCGGGCGCCGAGGTCGAGGCCGAGTCCGTACGCGGCAGTCGGCGCATCCCGATCGACGCGTTCTACACCGGGGTCAAGCGCAACGCGCTCGAAGCGGACGAGCTGATCAAGTGGGTGCACATCAAGAAGGCCGAAGGCCCGCAGCAGTACTCGAAGGTGGGCACCCGCAACGCGATGGTCATCGCCGTCTGCGCCTTCGGGCTCGCGCTGCACCCCCGTACCCGCACGGTCAGGACCGGCATCGGATCCGCCGCGCCGACCCCCGTACGGGCCGCGACGGCCGAGGAGTTCCTGAACGCGGCGCTCGAAGAGGGCGGCTTCTGGGAGAGCGGCAAGATCATCACCCCGTCGATCGCCAAGCAGTTCGCCACGCTGGTGGCGGCCGCCTGCAACCCCATCGACGACGTGCGCGGCACCGCCGCCTACCGCAGGCACGCCGTCGGGATCATGGCTCGCCGCCAGCTCGGCTGGACCTGGGAGCAGTACCGCGGCACCGGCCGCACGCTGGAAGGAGCTGCATAACCATGCGCGTCAATTTCACCGTCAACGGACGCAAGCACGAGGCCGACGACGTCTGGGAGGGCGAGAGCCTGCTGTACGTCCTGCGCGAGCGCATGGGCCTGCCGGGCTCCAAGAACGCGTGCGAGCAGGGGGAGTGCGGCAGCTGTACGGTACGGCTCGACGGCGTCCCGGTCTGCTCCTGCCTGGTCGCGGCCGGCCAGGTCGAGGGCCGCGAGGTGATCACCGTCGAGGGCCTTGCCGACTACGCCAAGCAGCGTGAGGACCGCGGCTGCGGCGACCAGAACCATGGCGACCAGAACCACGGCGATCAGAGCCATGGCGACCGGACGAACGACACCCCCGGCACCAGCGTCCAGCGCGCCCAGCAGTGGCAGGCCCGCCCGCCCGCGCAGGGCACCGACTCGCAGACCGGCGAGGGCGGCGCGCTGTCCCCCATCCAGCAGGCGTTCATCGACGCCGGCGCCGTGCAGTGCGGCTTCTGCACCCCCGGCCTGCTCGTCGCGGCCGACGAGATGCTGGAGCGGACCCCTTCGCCCACCGACGCGGACATCCGCGAGGCGCTGTCCGGCAACCTCTGCCGCTGCACCGGTTACGAGAAGATCCTCGACGCGGTGCGCCTCGCCGCCGCCCGGCAGGAAGAGGCGGTCTGATGACGACCCAAGTCCCGACGACGGCCAACGGCCCGACGGCCACCGGCAACGCAACGGCCCGCGCCGCCCGCCCCACCACCGGTACCCCCACCAGCCTCACCCAGGGCTCGACGACCAAGGGCGGCATCGGCGAGTCCACCCTCCGCCCCGACGGCACCCTCAAGGTCACCGGCGAGTTCGCGTACTCCTCCGACCTGTGGCACGAGGACATGCTCTGGGGCCACACCCTGCGCTCCACCGTCGCGCACGCCGAGATCCGGTCCATCGACACCGCCGAAGCCCTCGCCACGCCGGGTGTCTACGCCGTCCTCACCTACGACGACCTGCCCACCGACGTGAAGAACTACGGCCTGGAGATCCAGGACACCCCCGTCCTCGCGCACGGCAAGGTACGCCACCACGGCGAGCCGGTCGCGATCATCGCGGCCGACCACCCGGAGACCGCGCGCCGGGCGGCGGCGAAGATCGTGATCGACTACGCCGAACTGCCCGTCATCACCGACGAGGCGTCCGCGACGGCGCCCGACGCGCTGCTGATCCACGAGGGCCGCGACGACCACCACATCGGCCACGTCCCGCACCCGAACATCGTGCACCGCCAGCCCGTCGTACGCGGCGACGCCGACGAGGCCGCCAAGCGCGCCGATGTGATCGTGTCGGGGGAGTACGTCTTCGGCATGCAGGACCAGGCGTTCCTCGGCCCCGAGTCCGGTATGGCGGTCCCCGGCGAGGACGGCGGCGTCGATCTGTACGTCGCGACGCAGTGGCTCCACTCCGACCTGCGGCAGATCGCGCCCGTACTCGGCCTGCCCGAGGACAAGGTCCGGATGACCCTGTCCGGCGTCGGCGGCGCCTTCGGCGGCAGGGAAGACCTGTCGATGCAGATCCACGCCTGCCTGCTGGCGCTGCGCACCGGCAAGCCGGTCAAGATCGTCTACAACCGGTTCGAGTCGTTCTTCGGCCATGTCCACCGGCATCCGGCGAAGCTCTGGTACGAGCACGGCGCCACCCGCGACGGCAAGCTCACCCACATGAAGTGCCGGATCGTCCTCGACGGCGGCGCCTACGCCTCGGCGTCCCCGGCCGTCGTCGGCAACGCCTCGTCGCTTTCGGTCGGTCCTTACGTCATCGAGGACGTCGACATCGAGGCCATCGCCCTCTACACCAACAACCCGCCCTGCGGCGCGATGCGCGGTTTCGGCGCCGTCCAGGCGTGCTTCGCCTACGAGGCGCAGATGGACAAGCTCGCGAAGCGACTGGGCCTGGACCCGGTCGAGTTCCGCCAGCTCAACGCCATGGAGCAGGGCACACTGCTGCCCACGGGTCAGCGCGTCGACTCACCTGCGCCCGTCGCCGAGCTGCTGCGCCGCGTCAAGGCCAGGCCGCTGCCGCCGGAGCAGCAGTGGCTCACCGCGGGTGAGGCCGCCGATGTGCGGGCACTGCCCGGCGGGCTGTCCAACACCACCCACGGCGAAGGGGTGGTACGGGGCATCGGCTACGCGGTCGGCCTCAAGAACGTCGGCTTCTCCGAGGGCTTCGACGACTACTCCACCGCGCGGGTGCGGCTCGAAGTCATCAACGGGGAGCCGGTCGCCGTCGTGCACACGGCCATGGCCGAGGTCGGCCAGGGCGGTGTGACCGTGCACGCGCAGATCGCCCGCAGCGAGCTGGGCGTCACCCAGGTCACCATCAACCCCGCCGACACACAGGTCGGTTCGGCCGGATCGACGTCCGCCTCGCGGCAGACGTACGTGACCGGCGGCGCGGTGAAGAACACCTGCGAGCACGTACGCGAACAGGTCCTGGAGATGGGCCGGCGCAAGCTCGGCACCTACCATCCGGCCTGGGCCACCGCCGAGTTGCTGCTCGAAAGCGGCAAGGTCGTCACCGACGGCGGTGAGGTGCTGGCCAGCCTGGTGGACGTGCTCGGCGACGAGGTGGTCGATCTGGAGCTGGAGTGGCGCCACCGGCCGACCGAGGCGTTCGACCTCCGTACCGGGCAGGGCAACGGCCATGTCCAGTACTCCTTCGCCGCGCACCGCGCCGTCGTCGAGGTCGACACCGAACTCGGCCTGGTCAAGGTCATCGAACTGGCCGTGGCGCAGGACGTCGGCAAGGCGCTCAACCCGCTGTCCGTCGTCGGCCAGATCCAGGGTGGTACCACCCAGGGGCTCGGCGTCGCGGTCATGGAGGAGATCATCGTCGACCCCAAGACCGCGAAGGTGCGCAACCCGTCCTTCACGGACTATCTCATCCCCACCATTCTCGACACACCGACCATCCCGGTCGATGTGCTCGAACTCGCCGACGACCACGCGCCCTACGGGCTGCGCGGCATCGGCGAGGCGCCCACCCTGTCGTCAACTCCCGCTGTCCTCGCGGCCATCAGGAACGCGACGGGGCTGGAGCTCAACCGGACGCCGGTACGTCCCGAGCACCTGACCGGTACGTAACCGGCCGACGGAACTCGTTCCGCAACCAGTTCGCCTCGGGCCGTCCCCCGGGTCGTGCAGCCCACGCACCATCCCAAATCCCGCAATCCCAGTACCACGCGGGTGCCCCTGTGAACCTTGGGAGTAGGCACCATGACCCAGTCGTCAACAGAGCCGAAGATCACAGCCGAGGACGCCGGCTCAGGCTCACGTCCCCCGGCGGGCCGTTCGTGGCTCGACCGGTATTTCCACATAACGCACCGAGGGTCCACCGTCTCGCGCGAACTGCGCGGCGGCGTCACGACCTTCATGGCGATGGCGTACATCCTGCTGCTCAACCCGCTGATCCTGTCGGGCAAGGACGCGGCGGGCGACAGCCTCAGCCGCTCCGCGCTCATCACTGCGAC is from Streptomyces sp. NBC_00370 and encodes:
- a CDS encoding PucR family transcriptional regulator gives rise to the protein MRLRALLETEALGLRLLGGADELDRPVRGVMTTDLRDPSRYLTGGELVLTGLAWRHEAADSEPFVRILAAAGVTGLAAGDAGLNGIPDDLVEACVRHRLPLFAVNEDVAFATITEHVVRQVSGERAGDLAAVVDRHRRLMTAGPAGGGPDVVLDLLGSDLDLRAWVLSPAGRQIAGSGEPLSAARAARLAGEHMAATRTGRRGPYRVTLDGTAYSLFAVRNTGRVETSLGAGAVGAGAAGSSGPSVSPGAISSGAVRDPREAVLSEWLLAVEADAGEWPTARLDLLQGVTQLIAVERDRRDAARTVRRRLAQEVLELVQAGAPPAEIAARLRVAAPVLLPGLGTAPHWQVVVARVEWTRGGTDGAVAGHGPVAQSLLEEILADPTIAGADPSDRIAVAQVGDEAVALVPLVPPAVTEEPDGASGPGEAPEEEAADAGPGLRADVLLAAVQAPLSAGLADDGRLTLGVSAAVHSAEGLRGALEEARHARRVAAARPGRVCAAGHHELASHVLLLPFVPDDVRRAFTARLLDPLRDYDRRHRAELIPTLEAFLDCDGSWTRCAARLHLHVNTLRYRIGRIEQLTGRDLSRLEDKLDFFLALRMS
- a CDS encoding FAD binding domain-containing protein is translated as MDFLRPASWEEALAAKAEHPTAVPIAGGTDVMVEINFDHRRPEYLLDLNRIDELRDWAVGEESVQLGASVPYTHIMEQLRTELPGLALASHTVASPQIRNRGGVGGNLGTASPAGDAHPALLAAGAEVEAESVRGSRRIPIDAFYTGVKRNALEADELIKWVHIKKAEGPQQYSKVGTRNAMVIAVCAFGLALHPRTRTVRTGIGSAAPTPVRAATAEEFLNAALEEGGFWESGKIITPSIAKQFATLVAAACNPIDDVRGTAAYRRHAVGIMARRQLGWTWEQYRGTGRTLEGAA
- a CDS encoding (2Fe-2S)-binding protein, with product MRVNFTVNGRKHEADDVWEGESLLYVLRERMGLPGSKNACEQGECGSCTVRLDGVPVCSCLVAAGQVEGREVITVEGLADYAKQREDRGCGDQNHGDQNHGDQSHGDRTNDTPGTSVQRAQQWQARPPAQGTDSQTGEGGALSPIQQAFIDAGAVQCGFCTPGLLVAADEMLERTPSPTDADIREALSGNLCRCTGYEKILDAVRLAAARQEEAV
- a CDS encoding xanthine dehydrogenase family protein molybdopterin-binding subunit, which encodes MTTQVPTTANGPTATGNATARAARPTTGTPTSLTQGSTTKGGIGESTLRPDGTLKVTGEFAYSSDLWHEDMLWGHTLRSTVAHAEIRSIDTAEALATPGVYAVLTYDDLPTDVKNYGLEIQDTPVLAHGKVRHHGEPVAIIAADHPETARRAAAKIVIDYAELPVITDEASATAPDALLIHEGRDDHHIGHVPHPNIVHRQPVVRGDADEAAKRADVIVSGEYVFGMQDQAFLGPESGMAVPGEDGGVDLYVATQWLHSDLRQIAPVLGLPEDKVRMTLSGVGGAFGGREDLSMQIHACLLALRTGKPVKIVYNRFESFFGHVHRHPAKLWYEHGATRDGKLTHMKCRIVLDGGAYASASPAVVGNASSLSVGPYVIEDVDIEAIALYTNNPPCGAMRGFGAVQACFAYEAQMDKLAKRLGLDPVEFRQLNAMEQGTLLPTGQRVDSPAPVAELLRRVKARPLPPEQQWLTAGEAADVRALPGGLSNTTHGEGVVRGIGYAVGLKNVGFSEGFDDYSTARVRLEVINGEPVAVVHTAMAEVGQGGVTVHAQIARSELGVTQVTINPADTQVGSAGSTSASRQTYVTGGAVKNTCEHVREQVLEMGRRKLGTYHPAWATAELLLESGKVVTDGGEVLASLVDVLGDEVVDLELEWRHRPTEAFDLRTGQGNGHVQYSFAAHRAVVEVDTELGLVKVIELAVAQDVGKALNPLSVVGQIQGGTTQGLGVAVMEEIIVDPKTAKVRNPSFTDYLIPTILDTPTIPVDVLELADDHAPYGLRGIGEAPTLSSTPAVLAAIRNATGLELNRTPVRPEHLTGT